One part of the Streptomyces lienomycini genome encodes these proteins:
- a CDS encoding pirin family protein codes for MPAVTVENPLTLPRVSAPADAVARPVLTVTTAPSGFEGEGFPVRRAFAGINYRHLDPFIMMDQMGEVEYAPGEPKGTPWHPHRGFETVTYIVDGIFDHQDSNGGGGTITNGDTQWMTAGSGLLHIEAPPEQLVMSGGLFHGLQLWVNLPAKDKMMAPRYQDIRSGSVQLLTSPDGGALLRVIAGELDGHEGPGITHTPITMVHATLAPGAEVTLPWREDFNGLAYVMAGRGSVGAERRPVHLGQTAVFGAGGALTVRADEKQDAHTPDLEVVLLGGRPIREPMAHYGPFVMNTKDELMQAFEDFQKGRLGTVPAVHGMSDEGPGA; via the coding sequence ATGCCCGCAGTGACCGTCGAGAACCCGTTGACGCTGCCCCGCGTATCCGCGCCCGCCGACGCCGTCGCGCGTCCCGTGCTCACCGTCACGACCGCGCCCAGCGGTTTCGAGGGCGAGGGCTTCCCGGTGCGCCGCGCGTTCGCCGGGATCAACTACCGCCATCTCGACCCGTTCATCATGATGGACCAGATGGGTGAGGTGGAGTACGCGCCCGGAGAGCCCAAGGGCACCCCCTGGCACCCGCACCGCGGCTTCGAGACCGTGACCTACATCGTCGACGGGATCTTCGACCACCAGGACTCCAACGGTGGCGGCGGCACCATCACCAACGGCGACACGCAGTGGATGACGGCGGGCTCCGGGCTGCTGCACATCGAGGCGCCGCCGGAGCAGCTGGTGATGTCCGGCGGGCTCTTCCACGGGCTCCAGCTGTGGGTGAACCTGCCGGCCAAGGACAAGATGATGGCCCCCCGGTACCAGGACATCCGCAGCGGCAGCGTCCAGCTGCTCACCTCCCCGGACGGCGGCGCGCTGCTGCGCGTCATCGCCGGTGAGCTGGACGGCCACGAGGGCCCCGGCATCACGCACACGCCGATCACGATGGTCCACGCGACGCTGGCGCCGGGCGCCGAGGTCACCCTGCCCTGGCGGGAGGACTTCAACGGCCTCGCCTACGTCATGGCCGGGCGCGGGTCGGTGGGCGCCGAGCGGCGTCCGGTCCACCTCGGGCAGACCGCCGTCTTCGGCGCCGGGGGCGCGCTGACCGTCCGCGCGGACGAGAAGCAGGACGCGCACACCCCGGACCTGGAGGTCGTGCTGCTCGGCGGGCGGCCGATCCGGGAGCCGATGGCCCACTACGGCCCGTTCGTGATGAACACCAAGGACGAGCTGATGCAGGCCTTCGAGGACTTCCAGAAGGGCCGTCTGGGGACCGTCCCGGCCGTGCACGGGATGTCGGACGAGGGCCCCGGCGCCTGA
- a CDS encoding AI-2E family transporter gives MQLLPGPVRRFAAWCAVILLASGVAYVAIRLCVEFRTAVTPALLALLGTALLRPLHARLVKAHVQRSLAAGLTCVAVLAVVGGAVYIVVSALVRTGDQIIDSLRHAAKGVADHFGAAGTSLDDVASNARELLGKFGGTAASGVVTGISVVGEMLAMAVLALLLVFFFLRDSDRAAGTVRAVAPPGGADMVEAMARRAFGAVEGFMRGTTLIALIDAVCITVGLLVLRVPGAVGLGALVFVGAYIPYLGAFISGAVAVLVALADRGFVVALWALGVVLAVQVLEGHVLQPMIQSRTVQMHPAVVLLALTAGASVAGILGMLLAVPLTAAAFGIVHELQGRYGADRTSGSTEGPAPSSGAADS, from the coding sequence GTGCAGTTGCTCCCCGGCCCGGTGCGCCGGTTCGCCGCCTGGTGCGCCGTCATCCTGCTCGCCAGCGGTGTCGCGTACGTCGCGATCCGGCTCTGCGTCGAGTTCCGCACCGCGGTGACCCCGGCCCTGCTGGCGCTGCTCGGCACCGCCCTGCTCAGACCGTTGCACGCGCGCCTCGTGAAGGCCCATGTGCAGCGGTCGCTGGCCGCCGGGCTGACCTGCGTCGCCGTACTGGCCGTGGTCGGCGGGGCCGTGTACATCGTCGTCTCCGCGCTCGTCCGGACCGGCGACCAGATCATCGACTCGCTCCGGCACGCGGCCAAGGGCGTCGCCGACCACTTCGGCGCGGCGGGGACCTCGCTGGACGACGTCGCGTCCAACGCGCGCGAGCTGCTGGGCAAGTTCGGCGGCACGGCCGCCTCGGGCGTGGTGACCGGGATCAGTGTCGTCGGCGAGATGCTGGCCATGGCCGTGCTCGCCCTGCTGCTGGTCTTCTTCTTCCTGCGCGACTCCGACCGGGCCGCCGGCACCGTGCGCGCCGTCGCCCCGCCCGGCGGCGCCGACATGGTCGAGGCCATGGCACGGCGCGCGTTCGGGGCCGTCGAGGGCTTCATGCGGGGCACCACCCTGATCGCCCTCATCGACGCGGTCTGCATCACGGTCGGCCTGCTCGTCCTGCGCGTTCCCGGCGCGGTCGGGCTCGGGGCGCTGGTCTTCGTGGGCGCCTACATCCCGTACCTGGGCGCGTTCATCTCCGGCGCCGTCGCCGTCCTGGTGGCGCTGGCGGACCGGGGCTTCGTCGTCGCGCTGTGGGCCCTCGGGGTGGTGCTGGCGGTGCAGGTGCTGGAGGGGCACGTGCTCCAGCCGATGATCCAGAGCCGGACCGTGCAGATGCACCCGGCCGTCGTGCTGCTGGCGCTCACCGCGGGCGCGTCGGTGGCGGGCATCCTGGGGATGCTCCTCGCCGTCCCGCTGACGGCCGCGGCGTTCGGCATCGTGCACGAGCTCCAGGGGCGTTACGG
- a CDS encoding SseB family protein — protein MYGYDQTAGQQQQQYAPPPQQPMGGGYGQQPPLYPEPSPPSLADAVRAFTTGQMSAEDFQQIFATSKVYCPRGDNPGFLALHNTQQPVIPMFTGLKELRRYAGKESKYFVITGAEVIDLLPTGYGFVLDMEGEHRMVFDAKAVEQMVDFAMRRMYG, from the coding sequence ATGTACGGCTACGACCAGACCGCGGGCCAACAGCAGCAGCAGTACGCCCCGCCCCCGCAGCAGCCGATGGGCGGCGGGTACGGGCAGCAGCCGCCGCTGTACCCCGAGCCGTCCCCGCCCTCGCTCGCGGACGCGGTGCGCGCCTTCACCACCGGCCAGATGTCCGCCGAGGACTTCCAGCAGATCTTCGCGACCTCGAAGGTCTACTGCCCGCGCGGCGACAACCCCGGCTTCCTCGCGCTGCACAACACCCAGCAGCCGGTGATCCCGATGTTCACCGGCCTGAAGGAGCTGCGCCGGTACGCGGGCAAGGAGTCGAAGTACTTCGTGATCACCGGAGCCGAGGTGATCGACCTGCTGCCGACCGGCTACGGCTTCGTCCTGGACATGGAGGGCGAGCACCGGATGGTGTTCGACGCGAAGGCTGTCGAACAGATGGTCGATTTCGCGATGCGTCGCATGTACGGCTAG